The Halomonas sp. 7T genome contains a region encoding:
- the aat gene encoding leucyl/phenylalanyl-tRNA--protein transferase, giving the protein MLPWLSSPDPRFPSTMQALDSPNGLLAAGGELSPNWLVDAYRRGIFPWYSDDEPILWWSPNPRMVLQPAQFIRRRSLTKRLRNGGFTVTLDQHFEHVIDACAAPRQGEPGTWINTDMRRAYQRLHTLGIAHSIEVHQSDQLVGGLYGLAMGPVFFGESMFSHVPDASKVALAHLAHAMQHHGGELIDCQMHTPHLASLGATTVARETFINYLEKWLPEKAFRLTPSAHAAPIVPTSPWLAAVASVEHP; this is encoded by the coding sequence ATGCTACCTTGGCTTTCATCGCCAGATCCGCGATTCCCTTCTACCATGCAGGCGCTCGACTCACCCAATGGCTTGCTGGCCGCCGGTGGAGAACTCTCTCCCAACTGGTTAGTCGACGCTTACCGCCGGGGTATTTTTCCATGGTACAGCGACGACGAGCCTATTTTATGGTGGAGCCCTAACCCGCGCATGGTCTTGCAGCCTGCACAGTTTATACGGCGCCGCAGTCTTACCAAGCGCCTGCGTAATGGTGGCTTTACCGTTACATTAGATCAACACTTTGAGCACGTGATTGACGCTTGCGCAGCCCCCCGTCAAGGCGAGCCAGGCACATGGATCAACACGGATATGCGCCGCGCTTATCAGCGCCTGCACACGTTAGGCATTGCCCATAGTATTGAAGTACACCAGTCAGATCAGTTAGTAGGGGGCCTGTATGGGTTAGCCATGGGGCCCGTATTTTTTGGCGAGTCAATGTTTTCACACGTTCCCGATGCGTCAAAGGTAGCCCTTGCCCATCTAGCCCATGCCATGCAGCACCATGGCGGTGAATTAATCGACTGCCAAATGCATACACCTCATTTAGCAAGCCTTGGCGCAACAACGGTCGCTCGGGAGACATTCATCAACTATCTTGAGAAGTGGTTACCAGAAAAAGCATTTAGATTAACACCTTCAGCCCATGCGGCACCCATTGTGCCAACGTCACCATGGCTGGCTGCTGTAGCCTCGGTTGAACACCCCTAA
- a CDS encoding arginyltransferase → MSSNAPRRPVRDLRFFLTVPHACSYLPDREATTLFLDPQESPVPGVYDSLSLLGFRRSGRHLYRPHCEGCNACRSVRIPVSHFSANRTQRKILRRNQDITMRVVPARFLPEHYALYADYIRLRHADGDMYPPSREQYRTFLTLNEPYAQLLEMYLGEELVAVAAFDQLEHGLSAIYTFFAVSDELDKRSLGTLAILKLIDLCHKKALPHLYLGYWIEECRKMRYKRAFSPIEILDGRHWRPLID, encoded by the coding sequence GTGAGTAGTAACGCACCTCGTCGCCCTGTGCGGGATTTGCGCTTCTTCCTGACCGTGCCACACGCTTGCAGCTACCTGCCAGATAGGGAAGCGACTACGCTGTTTCTAGACCCCCAAGAATCGCCGGTTCCTGGTGTTTACGACTCACTGTCACTGTTGGGTTTTCGGCGCAGCGGCCGCCACCTGTATCGCCCTCATTGCGAAGGCTGTAATGCCTGTCGCTCGGTACGTATTCCCGTTAGCCACTTTAGCGCCAACCGTACCCAGCGAAAAATCTTACGCCGCAATCAAGATATTACCATGCGCGTAGTGCCCGCTCGTTTTTTACCTGAACACTACGCCCTGTATGCTGACTATATCCGCTTACGCCACGCCGACGGCGATATGTACCCCCCCAGCCGAGAACAGTACCGCACCTTTCTCACCCTCAATGAGCCATATGCCCAGTTATTAGAAATGTATTTGGGCGAGGAGCTAGTGGCCGTCGCCGCCTTTGATCAGCTGGAGCATGGCCTTTCCGCGATTTATACATTTTTTGCGGTAAGTGACGAACTCGACAAGCGCTCTCTTGGCACGCTGGCAATTCTTAAGTTAATCGATCTTTGCCATAAAAAAGCGCTGCCCCACCTCTATTTGGGTTACTGGATTGAGGAGTGTCGAAAAATGCGCTACAAACGCGCTTTTTCACCCATTGAGATACTGGATGGGCGACACTGGCGGCCATTAATTGACTAA
- the infA gene encoding translation initiation factor IF-1, translated as MAREDHIEMEGVIVDTLPNTMFRVELENGHVVTAHISGKMRKNYIRILTGDKVKVELTPYDLSKGRIVYRSR; from the coding sequence ATGGCACGCGAAGATCATATTGAAATGGAAGGTGTTATTGTTGATACCCTTCCCAACACCATGTTCCGTGTTGAGCTTGAAAACGGCCATGTCGTTACCGCTCACATTTCTGGCAAGATGCGTAAAAACTACATCCGCATCCTGACAGGCGATAAGGTAAAAGTGGAACTGACGCCTTACGATCTTTCTAAAGGCCGTATCGTCTACCGTTCGCGCTAA
- the clpA gene encoding ATP-dependent Clp protease ATP-binding subunit ClpA has product MLSKELELTLNTAFTVARSKRHEFMTVEHLLLALLDNASAVDVLKACGANLDKLRSDLQDFINSTTPLIPEGQGDRETQPTLGFQRVLQRAVFHVQSSGKSEVTGANVLVAIFSEQESQAVYFLKQQSVARVDAVNYIAHGISKVAGHGPAQSPSSPESEDAEEGSAEGAAHPLTGYATNLNEQARQGKIDPLIGRDHELERVVQILARRRKNNPLLVGEAGVGKTAIAEGLAKRIVEEDVPEVIADAVVYSLDMGALLAGTKYRGDFEKRLKSLLSELRKQPNAVLFIDEIHTVIGAGAASGGVMDASNLLKPLLSSGELRCIGSTTFQEFRGIFEKDRALARRFQKVDVLAPSVEDTIKILKGLRSRFEEHHELKYTDGALESAARLADRYINDRFLPDKAIDVIDEAGAHQRMLPPEVRTPTIDVEQVEAVVASIARIPPKSVSSSDRKLLEKLDRDLKMLVFGQDEAIDSLSAAIKLSRAGLKSPDKPVGSFLFAGPTGVGKTEVAKQLAHIMGIELVRFDMSEYMERHTVSRLIGAPPGYVGYDQGGLLTEAVTKQPHCVLLLDEIEKAHPEVFNLLLQVMDHGRLTDNNGREADFRHVIVIMTSNAGAEQASRRSIGFQSQDHSTDAMEVIRRTFSPEFRNRLDGIIQFHALHTSVVRNVVDKFLIELQAQLDEKRVQLEVDDTARDWLAEKGYDPDMGARPMARLIQEKLKKPLAEMILFGELADQGGIVHVSLEEGELHLSTESEMADAP; this is encoded by the coding sequence ATGCTGAGCAAAGAACTTGAACTGACCCTGAACACGGCCTTTACCGTGGCGCGTTCTAAGCGTCACGAATTCATGACCGTTGAGCACCTGCTCCTAGCATTGTTGGACAATGCCTCAGCGGTGGACGTATTGAAGGCGTGCGGGGCTAACCTCGATAAGCTGCGGTCCGATCTGCAGGATTTTATTAACTCGACCACGCCACTGATCCCTGAAGGACAGGGTGACCGTGAAACGCAGCCAACGCTTGGTTTTCAGCGTGTGCTGCAGCGTGCGGTGTTCCACGTACAGTCATCCGGCAAAAGTGAAGTCACCGGTGCTAACGTGCTGGTCGCTATCTTTTCCGAGCAGGAGAGCCAAGCGGTTTATTTCCTGAAGCAACAGAGCGTTGCGCGCGTGGACGCGGTGAATTACATCGCCCATGGTATCTCTAAAGTAGCGGGCCATGGCCCTGCACAATCTCCTTCTTCGCCAGAAAGCGAAGATGCTGAAGAGGGTAGCGCAGAAGGTGCCGCACACCCGTTGACTGGCTATGCCACCAACCTGAATGAGCAGGCGCGGCAAGGTAAAATTGACCCATTGATTGGCCGTGACCATGAGCTAGAGCGCGTGGTACAAATTCTGGCCCGCCGCCGTAAAAATAACCCGCTGCTGGTGGGTGAAGCCGGTGTAGGTAAGACCGCTATCGCCGAAGGCTTGGCTAAACGTATTGTTGAAGAGGACGTGCCTGAGGTCATCGCCGATGCAGTCGTTTACTCATTGGACATGGGCGCGCTGCTAGCGGGTACGAAGTACCGCGGTGATTTCGAAAAGCGTCTGAAAAGTTTGTTGAGTGAGCTGCGTAAGCAACCCAACGCTGTGCTGTTTATCGATGAAATTCACACCGTGATTGGTGCCGGTGCGGCTTCTGGCGGCGTGATGGACGCGTCTAACCTGTTAAAACCGTTGCTCTCCTCTGGCGAGCTACGTTGTATCGGTTCAACAACCTTCCAAGAGTTTCGCGGTATCTTTGAGAAAGATCGTGCCCTGGCGCGCCGCTTTCAAAAAGTGGATGTGCTTGCGCCCTCTGTCGAAGACACCATCAAGATCCTCAAAGGGTTGCGCTCACGCTTTGAGGAGCACCACGAGCTCAAGTACACCGACGGTGCTTTAGAAAGTGCGGCGCGCTTAGCGGATCGTTACATTAACGATCGTTTTTTACCCGATAAAGCCATTGATGTCATTGATGAAGCAGGCGCGCACCAGCGTATGCTACCGCCGGAAGTGCGCACGCCCACGATTGATGTAGAGCAGGTGGAAGCCGTTGTAGCCTCCATTGCCCGTATACCGCCGAAAAGCGTATCAAGCTCGGATCGCAAGCTGCTTGAAAAGCTTGATCGCGATCTAAAAATGCTGGTGTTTGGCCAGGATGAAGCGATTGACTCGCTCTCTGCTGCGATCAAGCTGTCTCGTGCTGGGCTCAAGTCACCCGATAAACCCGTGGGTAGCTTCCTGTTTGCAGGGCCTACTGGGGTGGGTAAAACCGAAGTGGCTAAGCAGCTTGCGCATATTATGGGCATTGAGCTGGTGCGCTTTGATATGTCGGAGTACATGGAGCGCCACACCGTATCGCGCTTGATTGGCGCTCCTCCTGGCTATGTGGGTTATGACCAGGGTGGTTTGCTCACAGAAGCGGTCACCAAGCAGCCTCACTGTGTTTTGCTACTTGATGAGATTGAAAAGGCGCACCCAGAAGTCTTTAACTTGCTACTGCAGGTTATGGACCATGGCCGCCTGACGGATAACAACGGCCGTGAAGCCGATTTCCGCCATGTGATCGTGATTATGACGTCTAACGCAGGCGCTGAGCAGGCGTCGCGCCGTTCGATTGGCTTCCAGAGTCAGGATCACTCTACCGATGCCATGGAAGTGATTCGTCGGACTTTCTCCCCAGAGTTCCGCAACCGCTTGGATGGGATTATTCAGTTCCATGCGCTGCATACCTCTGTGGTGCGCAACGTGGTTGATAAGTTCTTGATTGAACTTCAGGCGCAGCTTGATGAGAAACGCGTTCAGCTGGAGGTAGATGATACGGCAAGAGATTGGCTGGCCGAGAAAGGCTACGATCCCGATATGGGCGCACGCCCCATGGCCCGCTTGATTCAAGAGAAACTCAAGAAGCCGCTGGCTGAGATGATTTTGTTCGGCGAGTTGGCAGACCAGGGTGGGATAGTGCATGTCAGCCTGGAAGAGGGCGAACTGCATCTTTCTACCGAATCGGAAATGGCGGATGCGCCCTGA
- the clpS gene encoding ATP-dependent Clp protease adapter ClpS — MPDYDDGLAVETAKPELAQPPLYKVVLHNDDYTPMEFVVEVLQGFFGMDSEKAVQVMLAVHTQGKATCGIFTRDIAETKSYQVNEYARECEHPLMCDIESAN; from the coding sequence ATGCCTGACTATGACGATGGCTTGGCGGTAGAAACAGCCAAGCCAGAGTTAGCTCAGCCGCCGTTGTACAAAGTGGTGCTACATAACGACGATTACACGCCCATGGAGTTCGTCGTTGAAGTTCTACAAGGCTTTTTCGGTATGGATAGTGAAAAAGCAGTGCAGGTAATGCTGGCGGTGCACACTCAAGGGAAAGCGACCTGCGGTATTTTTACTCGCGATATTGCTGAAACGAAAAGTTATCAAGTCAATGAATACGCCCGTGAATGCGAGCACCCATTAATGTGTGATATCGAATCCGCTAACTGA
- a CDS encoding NADP-dependent isocitrate dehydrogenase gives MSTTPKIIYTLTDEAPALATYSLLPIIDAFTDSAGVEVETRDISLAARVLAQFPDVLSEEQRVSDDLAELGQLATTPEANIIKLPNISASGPQLKATIKELQGQGYALPDYPEEPQNDEEASIKARYDKAKGSAVNPVLREGNSDRRAPKSVKNYARKYPHRMGEWSADSKSHVAHMSEGDFYGSEQSAVMEKATKLKIELQQKDGTTVVLKESLSVLEGEVIDAASMSSRRLRSFIGEQISDAKELGVLFSLHLKATMMKVSDPIMFGIVVEEFYKDVLEKHADALKASGFDPNSGIGDLYSAIGKLPTDQQEAIKSDIEALYQERPAMAMVNSHKGITNLHVPSDVIIDASMPAMIRDSGKMWNVNDELQDAKAVVPDRCYATIYQAVIEDCKQHGAFDPTTMGSVPNVGLMAQKAEEYGSHDKTFQMPADGTVVVTNESGHTLFSHTVEAGDIWRMCQTKDAPIQDWVKLAVTRARDSGAPAIFWLDAHRAHDAQLIKKVETYLKEHDTAGLDIRILAPVDAMQVSLERIRKGEDTISVTGNVLRDYLTDLFPIMELGTSAKMLSIVPLMNGGGLFETGAGGSAPKHVQQFLEENHLRWDSLGEFLALAASLEHLGSTFDNARATLLAKALDEANGQFLDSNKSPSRKVGELDNRGSHFYLAMYWAEALAAQDQDAEMKTLFARLAETLKANEATIIDELNSVQGKPVDIQGYFHPNGELASQAMRPSKTLNNALAMVAKD, from the coding sequence ATGTCCACAACGCCGAAGATCATTTATACGCTCACCGACGAAGCCCCTGCGCTCGCAACCTACTCTCTGTTACCGATCATAGATGCCTTCACCGACTCAGCCGGTGTCGAAGTTGAAACGCGAGATATCTCTTTGGCGGCGCGGGTATTGGCGCAGTTCCCCGATGTGCTTAGCGAAGAGCAGCGCGTAAGTGATGACTTAGCCGAACTGGGTCAACTGGCGACGACGCCTGAAGCCAATATTATCAAACTCCCGAACATCAGTGCCTCTGGCCCGCAGTTAAAGGCCACTATTAAAGAGCTGCAAGGTCAGGGGTATGCACTGCCGGACTACCCGGAAGAGCCCCAAAACGATGAAGAGGCGTCCATTAAGGCACGCTACGACAAAGCTAAGGGCAGCGCGGTAAACCCTGTGCTGCGTGAAGGCAACTCTGACCGCCGCGCGCCTAAATCTGTCAAAAACTATGCGCGCAAATATCCGCACCGCATGGGCGAGTGGAGCGCGGACTCCAAGTCCCACGTGGCGCATATGAGTGAAGGTGACTTCTACGGCAGCGAACAGTCAGCCGTCATGGAAAAGGCCACTAAGCTTAAAATTGAGCTGCAGCAAAAAGATGGCACCACCGTGGTGCTGAAAGAGAGCCTGTCAGTGTTGGAAGGCGAAGTAATTGACGCTGCCAGCATGAGTAGCCGCCGCCTGCGCAGCTTTATTGGAGAGCAAATTAGCGATGCCAAAGAGCTTGGCGTGCTGTTCTCGCTGCACCTGAAAGCCACCATGATGAAAGTATCCGACCCCATCATGTTCGGCATCGTGGTGGAGGAGTTCTACAAAGACGTGCTTGAAAAGCATGCCGATGCGTTAAAAGCGTCGGGCTTCGATCCCAACAGCGGTATTGGTGACTTATACAGCGCTATCGGTAAGCTGCCAACCGACCAGCAGGAAGCGATCAAAAGCGATATTGAAGCGCTTTATCAAGAGCGTCCCGCGATGGCGATGGTCAATTCCCACAAGGGGATTACCAACCTGCACGTGCCTAGCGACGTGATTATTGACGCCTCCATGCCGGCAATGATTCGCGATTCAGGTAAAATGTGGAACGTCAACGACGAGCTGCAGGACGCCAAAGCAGTGGTTCCAGACCGCTGCTACGCCACGATTTACCAAGCAGTGATTGAAGACTGCAAACAGCATGGCGCGTTTGATCCGACTACGATGGGCAGCGTCCCTAACGTGGGCTTAATGGCGCAAAAAGCCGAAGAGTACGGCTCTCACGATAAAACCTTCCAGATGCCTGCCGATGGCACCGTCGTGGTGACGAATGAGTCAGGCCACACGCTGTTTAGCCATACCGTAGAAGCGGGCGATATTTGGCGTATGTGTCAAACCAAAGATGCGCCGATTCAAGACTGGGTGAAACTTGCAGTCACCCGCGCCCGTGACAGCGGTGCGCCGGCCATTTTCTGGCTGGATGCACACCGCGCCCACGATGCGCAGCTGATCAAAAAAGTAGAAACCTATCTCAAAGAGCACGATACGGCTGGTTTGGATATTCGTATCCTCGCCCCAGTAGATGCCATGCAGGTGTCGCTGGAGCGTATTCGTAAAGGTGAAGACACTATTTCTGTCACGGGTAACGTGCTGCGCGACTACCTCACCGACCTTTTCCCGATTATGGAGCTGGGCACCAGCGCCAAGATGCTCTCGATTGTGCCGCTGATGAACGGTGGCGGCCTGTTTGAAACGGGCGCCGGTGGTTCCGCACCGAAGCACGTCCAGCAGTTCCTGGAAGAGAACCACCTGCGTTGGGACTCATTAGGTGAATTCTTGGCGTTAGCGGCGTCCCTTGAACACCTGGGCAGCACCTTCGACAACGCCCGTGCTACGCTGCTGGCAAAGGCGCTGGATGAGGCGAACGGCCAATTCCTGGACAGTAACAAGTCTCCCTCGCGTAAAGTGGGCGAGCTGGATAATCGGGGCAGCCATTTCTATCTAGCAATGTACTGGGCTGAGGCGTTAGCCGCCCAAGACCAGGATGCGGAGATGAAAACGCTCTTTGCCCGCTTGGCCGAAACGCTGAAAGCGAACGAAGCAACCATTATCGATGAGCTCAACAGCGTTCAAGGTAAGCCGGTGGATATTCAAGGCTATTTCCATCCTAACGGTGAGCTGGCCAGCCAAGCCATGCGTCCGAGTAAAACACTTAACAACGCATTGGCGATGGTCGCTAAAGACTGA
- a CDS encoding pseudouridine synthase, translated as MSTLYLLHKPYRMLSQFTDSQGRATLADVITAPGAYAAGRLDYDSEGLLLLSDDGSLIHRIAHPRHKQPKTYWVQLEGNISDEAINQLKRGVTLKDGPTQPAKARRIEAPAIAPRDPAIDPKRHPSTSWLELTISEGRNRQVRRMTAHVGFPTLRLIRAAIGPWQLGDLAPGEWRKETLHAPRPVTTTKRGQPSKRRRTP; from the coding sequence ATGAGCACGCTTTATTTACTGCATAAACCCTACCGAATGCTCTCACAGTTTACCGACAGCCAAGGCCGTGCCACTTTAGCCGATGTAATTACTGCACCCGGCGCTTATGCGGCTGGAAGGCTTGATTACGACTCAGAGGGCCTGCTACTGCTCAGCGATGACGGCAGCCTGATTCACCGCATTGCCCACCCACGGCATAAACAGCCTAAAACCTACTGGGTGCAGCTGGAAGGCAATATCAGCGATGAGGCGATCAATCAGCTCAAACGCGGCGTAACCCTAAAAGATGGCCCTACCCAACCTGCGAAAGCACGGCGCATTGAAGCGCCAGCCATTGCACCGCGCGACCCCGCCATTGACCCTAAACGCCACCCATCTACGAGCTGGCTAGAGCTTACGATTAGCGAAGGCCGTAATCGCCAGGTGCGGCGGATGACCGCCCATGTCGGCTTTCCCACCCTACGCTTAATTCGCGCAGCGATTGGCCCTTGGCAACTCGGAGACCTAGCACCCGGCGAATGGCGAAAAGAGACACTGCACGCTCCACGCCCGGTCACGACTACCAAACGAGGTCAGCCATCGAAACGCAGGAGAACCCCATGA
- a CDS encoding NUDIX hydrolase, whose protein sequence is MNHIRSTVACVIQQNGRYLMVEEARGGALTVFNQPAGHVEPGEGPLAAMSREIKEETAWQVTLTDYLGLYVFHTPDGLTFHSHGFIATPKAQLNTPIDSDITATHWLTLQEIEALNAAQRLRSPLVLKRIIDANSGHRYPLSVIQE, encoded by the coding sequence ATGAACCATATTCGCAGCACGGTGGCCTGTGTAATCCAGCAAAACGGGCGCTACTTGATGGTGGAAGAAGCGCGCGGTGGTGCACTGACTGTTTTCAATCAGCCCGCCGGCCATGTAGAGCCAGGCGAAGGGCCACTGGCAGCGATGTCACGAGAAATTAAAGAAGAGACCGCGTGGCAGGTAACGCTCACCGACTATCTGGGGCTTTACGTTTTTCACACGCCAGACGGCCTCACATTTCATAGCCACGGCTTCATTGCCACCCCAAAGGCCCAGCTGAACACGCCGATCGATAGCGATATAACGGCGACCCATTGGCTCACGCTCCAAGAAATAGAAGCACTTAATGCTGCTCAGCGGCTACGCAGCCCCTTAGTGCTCAAACGCATTATTGATGCCAACAGCGGACACCGCTATCCCCTTAGCGTGATTCAGGAGTGA
- the mnmA gene encoding tRNA 2-thiouridine(34) synthase MnmA produces MSATTGSSTTEPTTNGKVIVGMSGGVDSSVSALLLLQQGYEVEGLFMKNWDEDDGTEYCTAKEDLADAEAVCEKLGIKLHTANFAAEYWDNVFEHFLAEYKAGRTPNPDILCNREIKFKVFLEYAEMLGADKIATGHYVRQGIREQRPRLLKGLDGNKDQSYFLHAVPEAAIARTLFPVGELEKPEVRALAEQHDLVTAKKKDSTGICFIGERRFRDFLQQYLPAQPGTIETPEGDVIGKHMGLMYYTLGQRQGLGIGGLANYSEDPWYVAAKDLDRNVLIAVQGKHHPLLYTDTLATEKMDWVAGEPPTQQGRFTAKTRYRQSDCPCEMHALADGSVEVLFDDPQWAVTPGQSLVLYDGDICLGGGVIRATWNASEAAA; encoded by the coding sequence ATGTCGGCCACCACTGGGTCGTCCACTACCGAGCCAACTACGAACGGCAAAGTGATTGTCGGTATGTCGGGTGGCGTCGATTCGTCTGTTTCCGCCCTTCTTCTACTCCAACAGGGGTACGAGGTCGAGGGCCTGTTTATGAAGAACTGGGACGAAGACGACGGCACCGAGTACTGCACAGCGAAGGAAGACCTTGCCGACGCTGAAGCGGTATGCGAGAAGCTGGGCATTAAGCTGCACACGGCCAACTTTGCCGCTGAGTACTGGGATAACGTGTTTGAGCACTTTCTGGCCGAATATAAGGCTGGGCGAACACCTAACCCTGACATTCTGTGCAATCGCGAGATCAAATTTAAGGTCTTTCTTGAGTACGCTGAAATGCTAGGCGCGGACAAAATCGCTACCGGACACTATGTACGCCAAGGGATTCGTGAACAGCGCCCGCGCCTGCTGAAAGGTCTGGATGGCAATAAAGACCAAAGCTATTTTTTACACGCGGTGCCCGAAGCAGCCATTGCCCGCACGCTGTTCCCTGTGGGCGAGCTGGAAAAACCCGAAGTACGCGCACTGGCTGAGCAGCACGATTTAGTCACCGCAAAGAAGAAAGACTCCACCGGCATCTGTTTTATTGGCGAGCGCCGTTTCCGCGACTTTCTTCAACAGTATTTGCCCGCCCAGCCCGGCACCATTGAAACGCCTGAAGGCGATGTCATTGGTAAGCACATGGGGCTAATGTATTACACCCTAGGCCAACGCCAGGGCTTAGGTATCGGCGGCCTTGCCAACTACTCGGAAGACCCTTGGTACGTGGCGGCGAAAGATCTCGACCGCAACGTACTAATTGCGGTGCAGGGCAAGCATCATCCGCTGCTCTATACCGACACCCTCGCCACTGAAAAAATGGACTGGGTTGCGGGCGAACCGCCTACACAGCAAGGCCGCTTTACCGCAAAAACTCGCTATCGCCAAAGCGACTGCCCCTGCGAAATGCACGCCCTCGCCGATGGCAGTGTGGAAGTGTTGTTTGACGACCCACAATGGGCCGTCACGCCAGGGCAGTCGCTGGTTCTATACGATGGTGATATCTGTTTAGGCGGCGGCGTCATTCGCGCCACTTGGAACGCCTCGGAGGCTGCTGCATGA
- the hflD gene encoding high frequency lysogenization protein HflD → MSATPIHRAPDSPAARQALALAGVFQAASLVDELARTGHVDTRAWETLINATVDTNPESFEAIYGGHPNNLRRGLDTLEALVGRKQANPVVLRYGFSLLLLMNKLRTDRHMMDVLGQKLSHVQGQSEHFGTTHENVIASLGEAYQETISTFKTRIVVQGDPSLLQTRMMPERVRACLMAGIRFALLWHQLGGRRWKLVFQRKALRRALDSLS, encoded by the coding sequence ATGAGTGCCACCCCTATTCATCGCGCCCCGGACTCTCCCGCTGCCCGCCAGGCGCTCGCCCTGGCGGGCGTTTTTCAAGCGGCAAGCCTTGTGGACGAGCTTGCCCGTACGGGCCACGTTGACACGCGTGCCTGGGAAACACTGATCAACGCCACGGTAGATACCAATCCGGAAAGCTTCGAAGCTATTTATGGTGGCCACCCCAACAACCTGCGCCGCGGGTTAGATACCCTTGAGGCGCTGGTAGGCCGCAAACAAGCTAATCCCGTGGTGCTGCGCTATGGCTTCTCACTGCTGCTATTAATGAACAAGCTACGCACCGACCGTCATATGATGGATGTACTCGGCCAGAAGCTCTCCCATGTTCAGGGCCAGTCGGAGCACTTCGGCACGACCCATGAAAATGTCATTGCCAGTCTTGGTGAAGCCTATCAAGAGACCATCTCGACATTTAAAACGCGCATTGTGGTGCAGGGCGATCCGTCTCTGCTGCAAACCCGCATGATGCCGGAGCGGGTTCGCGCGTGCTTAATGGCAGGCATTCGATTTGCACTGCTTTGGCATCAACTGGGTGGCCGCCGCTGGAAGCTTGTTTTCCAACGCAAAGCTCTGCGTCGCGCGCTCGATAGCCTTAGCTAA